A window from Plasmodium cynomolgi strain B DNA, chromosome 7, whole genome shotgun sequence encodes these proteins:
- a CDS encoding histone deacetylase (putative) — protein MKPQRIRMTHSLIVSYNLYKYMEVYRPHKSDVNELTLFHDYEYVDFLSSISMENYREFTYQLKRFNVGEATDCPVFDGLFQFQQSCAGASIDGAAKLNHHCADICVNWSGGLHHAKMSEASGFCYINDIVLGILELLKYHARVMYIDIDVHHGDGVEEAFYVTHRVMTVSFHKFGDYFPGTGDITDIGVHHGKYYSVNVPLNDGITDDAFVDLFKVVIDKCVQTYKPGAIILQCGADSLTGDRLGRFNLTIKGHARCVEHVRSYNLPLLVLGGGGYTIRNVSRCWAYETGVVLNKHHEMPDQISLNDYYDYYAPDFQLHLQPSSIPNYNSAEHLSRIKIKIAENLRNIEHAPGVQFAYVPPDFFDSEIDDECDKNQYELKDDSGGGRAAGTRSKEHSTTHHLRRKNYEDDFFDLSDRDQNI, from the coding sequence ATGAAACCGCAGAGAATCCGAATGACGCACTCGCTAATCGTGTCATATAATTTGTACAAATATATGGAAGTATACAGACCACACAAAAGTGACGTAAACGAATTGACTCTCTTTCATGATTACGAGTATGTAGATTTTTTGTCTTCCATTTCGATGGAAAATTATCGTGAGTTTACATATCAGTTGAAGCGATTTAATGTTGGAGAAGCAACAGACTGTCCTGTGTTTGATGGGCTATTTCAATTTCAGCAATCATGTGCAGGTGCATCAATAGATGGAGCAGCGAAGCTAAATCATCACTGTGCTGATATATGTGTAAACTGGTCAGGAGGTTTACATCATGCAAAGATGTCAGAGGCAAGTGGCTTCTGTTACATTAATGACATAGTGCTGGGAATTCTTGAGTTACTCAAGTACCATGCACGGGTGATGTATATAGATATAGATGTTCATCATGGGGATGGTGTAGAAGAAGCATTTTACGTTACTCATCGAGTGATGACGGTTTCTTTTCATAAATTTGGAGATTACTTCCCCGGAACGGGTGATATAACCGATATAGGTGTTCATCATGGAAAGTATTACAGTGTTAATGTACCACTAAACGATGGAATAACTGACGATGCCTTTGTTGATCTTTTCAAAGTAGTTATAGATAAGTGCGTACAGACATACAAACCAGGAGCTATCATATTACAATGTGGTGCAGATAGTCTTACTGGGGATAGATTAGGTAGATTTAATTTAACCATTAAGGGACATGCTAGATGTGTAGAACATGTGCGGTCGTATAATTTACCTCTTCTCGTTTTAGGTGGAGGAGGGTATACGATTAGGAATGTATCTCGATGCTGGGCATACGAAACGGGAGTCGTACTTAACAAGCATCATGAGATGCCAGATCAGATAAGCTTAAATGATTACTACGATTATTATGCGCCTGATTTTCAGCTACATTTACAACCATCAAGTATTCCCAATTATAACTCTGCTGAACACTTGAGtcgcataaaaataaaaatagccGAAAATTTGAGGAACATAGAACATGCGCCGGGGGTTCAGTTTGCTTACGTCCCTCCCGATTTCTTCGATTCCGAAATTGATGACGAGTGTGACAAGAACCAGTATGAGTTGAAGGATGATAGTGGCGGCGGTCGCGCGGCAGGCACCAGGTCCAAGGAACACTCCACTACGCACCACTTGCGCAGGAAGAATTACGAGGACGATTTTTTCGACCTCTCCGACAGGGACCAGAACATC
- a CDS encoding hypothetical protein (putative): MKEQLNENELREVRVALSFKVFLSNYVYSCSECGNHLSDPTELVSTSFRGRTGPAWLFSKVINICEGQYEDRMMTTGQHTIVDIYCNNCRNNVGWKYEDSSEESQKYKKGKYILEKALLSFLVIDHHGKEHEFELKSSDCDF, from the exons aTGAAAGAGCAGCTGAATGAGAATGAACTGCGCGAAGTACGCGTTGCACT ATCATTCAAGGTTTTCCTGAGCAACTACGTGTACAG ctGCTCCGAATGTGGGAACCACCTGTCAGACCCCACGGAGTTAGTGTCCACATCCTTCCGAGGGAGGACAGGCCCCGCGTGGCTCTTCTCCAAAGTCATAAATATTTGCGAAGGACAATACGAAGACAGAATGATGACCACAGGTCAGCATACCATCGTGGATATTTATTGTAATAATTGTAGAAATAATGTGGGGTGGAAGTATGAGGACTCATCAGAAGAGTCacagaaatataaaaagggaaagtacattttggagaaggcactactctcctttttggttATAGACCACCACGGGAAGGAGCATGAGTTTGAGTTGAAGTCGTCAGACTGCGATTTTTGA
- a CDS encoding hypothetical protein (putative): MIAKVFFFFMFLLFSSVRTSDTPSNDGIVHIITKNIDLKQLQGTFYEIATNASDKIFPGLLCRCTKYDFSGLKRDGNLAYILVNFSCDRNYLFGEHKSEMTFKLILNKPVDENTTTVEEFNASIYLVEGNQQILLNNNVNIVFAEANEQNEYEHIIIAGQKSTEPMIVMSKYRTILLETYNKLLNSLYLAGYDPSLLSWPFIIQTDQTFCD; the protein is encoded by the exons atgaTTGCcaaagtttttttctttttcatgttcTTGTTGTTTTCCTCCGTGAGGACATCGGACACCCCCAGCAAT gATGGAATCGTTCACATCATCACTAAGAACATCGACCTGAAACAGTTACAAGGAACCTTTTATGAAATTGCCACGAACGCTTcggataaaatttttccagGATTATTATGCAGATGCACTAAGTATGACTTCTCAGGATTAAAAAGAGATGGAAACTTAGCATACATTTTGGTTAACTTCTCTTGTGATAGAAACTACCTCTTCGGAGAACACAAATCAGAAATgacatttaaattaattttaaataaaccAGTTGATGAAAATACAACAACTGTCGAAGAGTTCAATGCCAGCATCTACTTAGTTGAAGGAAACCAACAAATCCTACTTAACAATAATGTGAATATTGTGTTTGCTGAagcaaatgaacaaaacgaATATGAACACATTATCATCGCAGGACAGAAATCAACCGAGCCAATGATTGTTATGTCTAAGTATAGAACCATCCTTCTTGAAACTTACAATAAATTGTTGAATTCTCTTTACTTGGCTGGATATGATCCATCCCTCCTCAGCTGGCCATTTATCATCCAAACCGACCAGACCTTCTGTGACTGA
- a CDS encoding hypothetical protein (putative): MQRIRKEDYLRKCKNRDDFVYTHVRDILSHQPFDEILEYQNGDVYIGTTKNRKRHGYGYYIYKEIGSVYQGEWIENAKSGYGTLYNPQGIVYSGDTISRLVRKQIFDHLFGVDISFVQFFSKGGGNGERKGSPGGGFLSYVNYESRMNFLKGLISKGEKGGIGEEGQPDGSVGSTDDSVWNSLSKGETNQRSGCNFFPFHEDMDPWGNLSSREAAKGSTRHHTSNEGRCPLSVDPSVGGANCLYNANDFFKSTPHLPKLTHFLYKSDSENASEFFPDVTPSSASSPERHFKVKKKITAPIRSVFHSNTGTKEKRITTHMRQGKGRRLKLYKLLVGGCSKVGCGRAKGEEGAVSNDPSESTAECRGAQYWSGDSTHYHIFVILHLFGLHKYIAAFKYNHIKGVHFFTLNRKILRMLGVDKNEHIYFLLNFVNAFSSLHNTYLEMLVPWGNITGDALVTFSSIPKSELVVLNRLGRRGAGKASYLCYYANAPVRLKMFSGKESQVGRSPIEASGDERDVVPRDDSSAVRDGVPHDDSTAVRDVVPHGDSSAVRDDVPHDDSTAVRDVVPHDDSTAVRDVVPHDDSTAVRDDQPGASPCDDGTAEGAHFHLDNPLLTAAHKLLFDEQQLNNIGESIMDGWGSIKSNLVNLKSHDMFKRLKGGDLHLRDQVEGNKQNEKREKEDAEDKPATLMERIQRRTEFMKEHFVLSNLRHPNVIKYIGNVISRKKKKFGLVFEFLSGIAEEGKNQNSHADGVSTTQGRSKHFRGSYNHVEGEKMSLPLPYITSMNEVKNMNAMMIMTSPLLLFQAKKFDKRNIRCDDPYAAPELLREEECTEKCDIYSFGVVMYEILFGGFPFMSDYMPSFFWTSTCFHEKFIYIDVKKLHRKFPNRKVFHLVVSNVLLVMRQCLNPEPTCRPDSAYLCRYFGRLVDRLG; the protein is encoded by the exons ATGCAGAGAATACGAAAGGAGGACTACCTCAGGAAGTGTAAAAACCGGGACGACTTCGTTTACACCCACGTGAGGGACATACTATCCCACCAGCCCTTCGACGAAATT TTAGAAtatcaaaatggggatgTTTACATCGGCACGACCAAGAATAGGAAGCGACACGGTTATGGCTACTACATCTACAAGGAGATTGGGAGCGTTTATCAGGG CGAATGGATCGAAAATGCGAAGAGCGGCTATGGGACGTTGTACAACCCGCAGGGAATTGTCTACTCTGGTGA TACCATCTCACGTTTGGTGCGCAAGCAAATTTTTGATCACCTGTTTGGCGTAGACATAtcatttgtgcaatttttttcaaaggggggaggaaatggGGAGAGAAAGGGCAGCCCCGGTGGAGGCTTCTTAAGCTACGTGAACTATGAATCGAGGATGAATTTTCTGAAGGGGCTAATtagcaaaggggagaaaggAGGAATAGGGGAGGAGGGACAACCTGATGGTAGTGTAGGCAGCACGGATGACTCAGTTTGGAATTCCCTTTCCAAGGGGGAGACCAACCAGCGCAGtggttgcaattttttcccatttcatGAGGATATGGATCCATGGGGGAATTTATCCTCGAGGGAGGCAGCAAAAGGTTCAACAAGGCATCACACGAGTAATGAGGGAAGATGCCCTCTCTCTGTGGACCCCTCAGTGGGGGGAGCAAACTGTTTGTATAACGCAAATGATTTTTTCAAGTCCACTCCACACCTTCCTAAATTGACGCACTTTCTTTATAAGTCCGACTCGGAGAACGCAAGCGAGTTTTTCCCGGACGTGACTCCCTCCAGTGCGTCCTCCCCCGAACGGCACTttaaagtgaagaaaaaaataacggcGCCGATTCGTTCAGTTTTCCATTCAAACACTGGCACGAAGGAAAAGAGGATAACAACACATATGAGACAGGggaaaggaaggagattaaAATTGTACAAGCTACTTGTGGGTGGATGTTCTAAGGTGGGTTGTGGCAGGgccaaaggagaagaaggtgCCGTGTCGAATGATCCGAGTGAATCGACTGCAGAGTGTAGGGGTGCCCAGTATTGGAGCGGAGATTCGACACA TTACCACATATTTGTTATTCTCCATTTGTTCGGCCTGCACAAATACATAGCAGCTTTCAAGTACAACCACATCAAGGGTGTCCACTTTTTCACACTTAATCGGAAAATCCTGAGGATGCTGGGGGtggataaaaatgaacatatataCTTCCtgcttaattttgtaaatgcaTTTAGTAGTCTACATAATACGTATTTGGAGATGCTTGTCCCTTGGGGGAACATAACAGGGGACGCGTTGGTAACGTTCAGCTCGATCCCCAAGTCGGAGTTGGTTGTGCTGAACCGGTTGGGCAGACGCGGAGCTGGGAAGGCATCATACCTGTGTTACTATGCAAATGCCCCCGTGAGGTTGAAAATGTTTTCGGGGAAGGAGAGCCAAGTGGGCCGGTCTCCCATAGAAGCGTCAGGTGACGAGAGGGATGTCGTACCACGTGATGACTCGAGTGCAGTTAGGGATGGCGTACCACATGATGACTCGACTGCAGTTAGGGATGTCGTGCCACATGGTGACTCCAGTGCAGTTAGGGATGACGTACCACATGATGACTCGACTGCAGTTAGGGATGTCGTACCACATGATGACTCGACTGCAGTTAGGGATGTCGTACCACATGATGACTCGACTGCAGTTAGGGATGACCAACCGGGTGCTTCTCCCTGTGATGATGGCACCGCCGAAGGGGCACACTTCCACCTGGATAATCCCCTCCTGACCGCCGCGCATAAGCTTCTATTCGATGAGCAACAGCTTAACAACATAGGGGAAAGCATCATGGATGGTTGGGGCAGCATCAAAAGTAACCTAGTCAATCTGAAGTCGCACGATATGTTTAAGCGGTTGAAAGGAGGGGATCTTCATCTAAGGGACCAAGTGGAAGGAAATAAACAGAAcgagaaaagggagaaggaagACGCAGAGGACAAACCAGCAACCCTGATGGAAAGGATACAAAGAAGAACAGAATTCATGAAGGAGCATTTTGTCCTCTCAAATTTGAGACACCCCAATGTGATCAAATACATAGGCAACGTTATAAgtaggaagaagaaaaaattcggTTTGGTTTTTGAGTTCCTGAGCGGGAT CGCGGAGGAGGGTAAAAACCAAAACAGCCACGCAGATGGTGTCAGTACCACacagggaagaagcaaacacTTCAGGGGCAGTTATAACCACgtggagggagaaaaaatgagtttGCCTTTACCATACATAACCAGCAtgaatgaagtaaaaaatatgaacgccATGATGATCATGACCTCTCCTTTGCTACTGTTCCAAGCCAAAAAATTCGACAAGCGAAATATCCGTTGTGATGACCCCTATGCCGCACCAGAATTATTAAGGGAAGAAGAGTGCACAGAAAAATGTGACATCTACTCATTTGGAGTCGTTATGTATGAAATTCTGTTTGGTGGTTTTCCATTCATGAGTGACTACATGCCATCGTTCTTTTGGACGTCTACTTGCTTCCACGAGAAATTCATCTACATCGATGTGAAGAAGTTACATCGGAAATTTCCTAATAGGAAGGTGTTCCATTTGGTAGTGAGTAACGTCCTACTGGTCATGCGCCAGTGCCTTAACCCGGAACCTACTTGTAGACCCGATTCGGCCTACCTGTGCAGGTACTTCGGGCGTTTGGTCGACCGGCTCGGCTAG
- a CDS encoding hypothetical protein (putative) → MTYFFTLILDSQVTERDRIGLTTSSQEKRDVNLYATKADVLRAVKKHLAVSTVVTMANLLVYLYGEHLINEYSTGRKKTPCQVEDCDFFSVYEKCEKLCCYLGLDVPSLDSIQVVGIELLGMKDASVKHIKLFDKMKNNNRKDKDGPADESIPFWANEQEKAFYTKFPDYSNINIVLNEDEEDGSIANVSSTANASIADNASNPANAANPGNAATPGNASNPTNASSPGNASNPTNASSPGNAATPGNASNPTNASSPGNAANCANCANSAVLEASARKDPKKGFPKYLEKLLHMNSEKELEDHVMTFLLNYNTKRKRKLVANSITHINQVVLNLIPFYCRYVAIINVYRKDMAVTIIEEIKRITEKLIKEKLPCQNKKTKCIKYICELAKFKLLDITYILDVLHLLNENFTSDHAELSLFILENCSLLLINNSKTHIRFISLLQKIKKMKSSRNLSTSFDLLFEECCIKIEQEFDPKKKNLKKIK, encoded by the exons ATGACATATTTCTTTACTCTAATTTTGGACTCGCAAGTGACTGAGAGGGACAGGATTGGCTTGACTACATCGTCGCAAGAGAAGCGCGATGTGAATCTTTACGCCACAAAAGCAGATGTGCTGCGCGCTGTAAAGAAGCACCTCGCTGTCAGCACGGTGGTGAC CATGGCCAACCTGCTGGTGTACCTCTACGGAGAGCACCTCATCAACGAATACAGCACCGGTAGGAAGAAGACTCCCTGTCAGGTGGAGGACTGCGATTTTTTTAGTGTGTACGAAAAGTGTGAGAAGCTTTGTTGCTACTTAGGGTTGGACGTCCCTAGTTTGGACTCTATTCAAGTTGTGGGCATCGAACTGTTGGGGATGAAGGACGCCAGCGTCAAGCATATCAAGCTTTTCGATaagatgaaaaataataacaggAAGGATAAGGACGGGCCAGCTGATGAGTCGATCCCCTTCTGGGCCAATGAGCAGGAGAAGGCCTTTTACACCAAGTTCCCGGACTACTCCAATATCAATATTGTTCTGAATGAGGACGAGGAGGACGGCAGCATCGCGAATGTCAGCTCTACCGCGAACGCGTCTATCGCAGATAACGCGTCTAACCCAGCTAATGCTGCCAACCCCGGTAACGCTGCCACCCCCGGTAACGCTTCCAACCCCACTAACGCTTCCTCCCCCGGTAACGCTTCCAACCCCACTAACGCTTCCTCCCCCGGTAACGCTGCCACCCCCGGTAACGCTTCCAACCCCACTAACGCTTCCTCCCCCGGTAACGCCGCCAATTGCGCCAACTGCGCCAACTCGGCTGTGCTGGAGGCGTCCGCCAGGAAGGACCCCAAGAAGGGGTTCCCGAAGTATCTGGAGAAGCTGCTGCACATGAACAGCGAGAAGGAGCTGGAGGACCACGTGATGACCTTCCTGCTGAACTACAACACGAAGAGGAAGCGAAAGCTAGTGGCGAACAGCATCACGCACATCAACCAGGTGGTGCTGAATTTGATTCCCTTCTACTGTAGATACGTAGCTATCATTAATGTCTACAGGAAAGACATGGCAGTAACGATAATCGAGgagataaaaagaataacagaaaaattaatcaaagaaaaattaccttgccaaaataaaaaaaccaAATGCATAAAGTATATTTGCGAGCTAGCCAAGTTTAAGCTGTTAGACATCACATACATTTTGGACGTGCTACATTTActgaatgaaaattttacatcCGATCACGCGGAGCTGTctctgttcattttggaaaactgCTCACTCCTTCTAATTAATAACTCAAAAACACACATACGCTTTATAAGTCTGTTacagaagataaaaaaaatgaaaagctcGAGGAATTTATCCACATCGTTCGATCTGCTCTTTGAAGAATGTTGCATCAAGATTGAGCAAGAATTtgatccaaaaaaaaaaaatttaaaaaaaataaaataa